The following is a genomic window from Clostridium sp..
TCTTGGCAATTGATTCACCTCATTTTTATCAAAATAAAAAGTCACCACAGTTTGTCTGTGATGACTTTTTGCATTTTCTTTTTACTTTTATATTATAACTATATCATTTTTCTAGGGTGTCTTTCAGTGTCTTTTAGTGTCCTCTTTTAAATTTATCTCACAATTTTCTAATGCCTTTCCATGAAGTTTATGAATATAACGTAAGTCATACCCCATCTCTACTGCTATCTGTTCCCAGGTCTTAAAGCAAAGATATCTAAGTTCCAGCAATGTTTGGTATTCAGGGTTGCTAATCTTTTTTATAATAAATACGAATTCCCTCTTTAAATCAACTAATGTGTTTATATCCGCATTTATTTCATTTTCTAAATCCACCATCTTAGTTATTGTGTCCTCCATAGAATGCACATTACGTGTTCCACTAGGAGGTGTATCACTTAATGTGGATGTAGCTTTTGCAGCTAATGCCCTTAAGGAAACTATCTGCTCAAGTTTACTGTTTATCCTTTGGTCAATTCTGTATGCCTGTGATAAATATTGTTTCGCTGTCATCTTACTTGTCCCCCTCTATCCAAGGCATTTTGCCATTGTAATAAGTATCAGCAATACTTTTTTGAATTGCCTTATCTAGTGAAGCAATACGAGCATTTGCTCTATTAATGCTTTCCTCTTGCTCCTCTTCAGTTTTGAAGAATGAACAACTATTATTAGCACACTGTATATTGTTAAGGATTTTACACCTATTGTTTTTATTTGCAAAGCAATTTTTATTCATAAGCTTTGTCCTCCTTTAACTTAGCCTTTACCGCATCTATTAAATCTGACTGTACTCTTTCTTTTCGCTTTAAAGCTCTCACTATATCCTCATCAATAGTCCCTTTAGTAATAATATGGTGGATAACAACTGTTTCATTTTGTCCTTGTCTCCACAATCTTGCATTGGTCTGCTGATAAAGCTCTAAGCTCCAAGTAAGCCCAAACCATATAAGAGTTGAACCTCCTGCTTGAAGGTTTAGTCCATGTCCTGCTGATGCAGGATGAATTACTGCTGCTTCTATTTCACCATTATTCCAATCCTTAATATCTTTTGAAGTTTTTATTTCACGAACCTTAAATCTCTTTTTAATTCTTTCCAAATCATGATTAAACCAATAAGCCACAAGCACTGGCTTTCCATTTGCTGATTCAATTAAATCTTCTAGTGCATCAAGTTTTTTATCATGTATTTTAAATACTCGCTTGTCCTCACCATACACAGCACCATTTGCCATCTGACAAAGTTTATTTGATAAAGCTGCAGCATTTACAGCATCTATTTCTTCACCTTTGAGGGATAAAACCAAATCCTGCTTCATGCCATCATAAGCTTTGCGTTCTTTTTCTGAAAGAGTTACAACAACCTCATTTATAACACATTCCGGCATTTTCAAATAATCTGTGCTTTTCATAGAAATGGTAATATCTGATATAAGGCCATAAATTGCATCTTCTGCACCAGCTTTTGGTTTATAACTAAATACCATCTGCTGATTTCTTTTATCAGGGTCAAAGAAGTTATTACGGTAATAAGTGATAAATCTTCCCAGTCTTTTGCCCATATCAAGAAGTCTAAACTCTGCCCATAAATCCATCAAGCCGTTACTGCTTGGGGTTCCTGTAAGTCCCACAATACGTTTTACTTTAGGTCTTACTTTTAATAGGCTTTTAAATCTCTTAGCACTATAAGATTTAAAGGATGACAACTCATCTATTACCACCATGTCATAGTCAAATGGAATGCCACTTTCATTTATCAGCCAGTCCACATTTTCACGATTGATAAGATAAATATTTACCTTTTGCATAAGTGCTGATTTTCTTTGTGTTTCACTGCCTACAGCTACTGAATAAGTAAGTCCTTTAAGATGATCCCATTTTTTTATTTCTAAAGGCCATGTATCTCTAGCAACTCTAAGTGGTGCAATAACTAAAACCTTTGAAATTTCAAAGCTGTCAAGGCAGAGGTCAAATATTGCCGTTAATGTGATTACACTTTTTCCAAGACCCATATCCAGTAATACTGCTGAGATAGGATTTTTTAATATGAAATTAGTTACAAAGTTTTGATAGTCATAAGGATTGTATTTCACTTAAAATTCCCCCAATCTTACCTGCATCATCTATGCAGTAAACCAAAAAGCCTAACTGCTCCAGCCGCATTTTTCTATTTACTTGCAGTGGTCTCATTTTCTTACCTTTTGCCTTTAATTCAACAAAGGCGAACTTGCCATGTGGCAAAAGCACTAGTCGGTCTGGCACTCCATCAAATCCAGGAGATACAAACTTAGGACAAATGCCTCCCATCTTTTTAACTGCTGTTACAAGTTTATTTTCAATATATTTTTCAAGCATAAATGCCTCCCAATTTTTAAATCAGAACAGGAAAACAAATTTGAACTAATTTCCTATATGCGCGCATACATACACCTGCACACACTCACTTCTTTCTTTTTTATTATTTTTTGTTTATATAGACTTTAACTTGTTCCACCTATTCTATATAGCTTATTTTTCTTTAATTCACTAGCTTTTTAAGTGAACCAATTTAGAAACAAAGTATGGTACAGCCCTGCTAACGTTCCTTTACTCTGGAATAAGCACGCTGCTTTCCATAGATAGGAAAATTGCTTGTTCCGTTTTTGTTTCCACAGTACTTGCTCCAGTCACTGATTTTTCTCATAATGGCTCCAATCGTATAAGAATCTGCTGTTTTCATAGAAGATGCATCTTTGCCAAAACACTCACACCAAATTTCCATGTTGCAGACAAGGTTTCGTTTTACAGTACCTACACGGGTGCTGCCTCCAAATTCGCTGCCTCCAAGAAAATTTCTACGTTCGTATAAAGACATTATGCCCCAATCCTCTGGCAAAAGAATATCAAGATAAGTACGCACCAAGCCTTCACGCTCGTCAGTTTCCATGGCATCAGCTTGTTCACCTCTCGCAAGAACATCATCATCACCTTCAAGATAAAGTTTTTCGCCTTGTTTATATAGATAGCTAGTCTCTGCCCAAATCTGCTGCACTTCTTCAGTAGTAATTTGCCATGATTTTTTAGTAGAATTGCCACTGATACGAACTGGCCAAAATCTTCGGTTGCCTGAAATATCTCGTAAAAATCCATTCTCCGCATTAGTAGAACCGACAATAATGCACTGTCTTGGATGGTTTTCTACATTTACTCCATAGCTTGCTCTATATTTATCATCTACTCTTGAAATAAAAGATTTAACAATTTCAACATCTGTCTTACGCATTCCAGCAAGTTCACCAAGCTCAAGCATCCAATATCCCTGCAGTTTTTCTGGACCTGCCTTATCTTTCATATCTGTAATGGTTAAGCTATCTGAAAACCATTCTCCGGCTAGTTTTGCAAAGAATGTGGATTTACCAATACCTTGTGGTCCATTTAAGATAAGTACGCTGTCAAATTTTGTTCCTGGTTGATATATGCGTGCAACTGCCGCCACCATTGTTTTTCTAATCACTGCTTTTGTATATGTGCTGTCAGCTGCTCCAAAATAATCTATCAAAAGATTTTCTACACGGGCCACACCATCCCATTTGGGCAAATTATCAAGATACTCCCTGATGGGATGATAAGCTCTTTCCGCAGCTACTGCCAGCACAGCATCTTTTGTTTTAGCAGGAGCATAAATTCCATATTTACTGCTTAGATACACCTTTAAAGATGAGTTATCTGAATCATTCCAGCCGTACTTAATTTGCTTCCAAGGCAACCCGCCTTTGGCATCTATACCATCACGATGGCAGTTAAAAGCAAGTGACTTTAACCTGTCATCATTACGCAAAATCAGCACAATATTATCCAGAGTGCCCTTTACTTTACCTTGCTTATCAAGTTCTAAAGCAGTCTGCCAATCATCCTCTGAAAATTCATCTTCTGCCTGTGCTTGTCTTTCTTTTGCAAATTCTTCTTTTACTGCAGTATCCTTAATTGCAAAATCACACATTGCCACATAAGACGGCAGTTTACCTGCAGCTGTATTTACAGCCGCCTTATCATCGAGAGAACAAAATTTATGGATACGTACAAGGTCAAATGCATTTAGAAGCAAACCACTTGCCGGATCTGTAGCATGATGGCTGTATGCAAATTTATCATCATAAATTATTACACCAGCACTGCTGTCAGCAGGAATATAATCATAGCGGCCTTCAATTGCAGATGGTGCATAAAAATCATTTAAGAATTTTTCAATTACATCACGAATTGAATAAGTACGGCAGAATGTTCCTACTACACCTTCCTTTAAAAGAGGATCTGCTTGTTCTTTTAAACTTCTTTTAATAATTTCAGATTGACGTGAAGATACTGGCCAAGTAGTGGTATCTTGCCAATTATCATATTTGGCAAGATATAAATCTGGATCAAGTAATGCTCCATCATTTTCTTTATATACAAATACACCATTTGAAGATGTGGAAGGCCAGTACATGAGACGTTCTGCCTCATAGGTTGTATCATCAAAAAGGTCAATGCCTATTTCTTTTGCTACCATACGAGCAGCAGCTGCATACTCTTCTTCACTAATTTCACGAGCAAGTGGAATGATTAAACGGAATCTTGGATTTTCTGGTGTATATTTATGGGTTGAATACATACAGCATTTAAAATCAAAAAGCATTGTAATTTCCTCCCATATATCTGCTGCTGCATAATCCATATCTAATGTTAAAATAGAACGGCAAAGCACATGCCCTTTCTTACGTCTGCCCTGCCTTAAATAGCCGCCCACAAATCCACCCACATCTTTTATATCATCCTGCTGTCCCCTTTTTAGTTTGCGGTATTCTTCTATGGTTTCTGTTGTTTTTTGCGTAGTCTTTACACGAGAGCAAAAGTCCTCCCATGAAATATCTGTGTTTTTCCACTTTTTATCCATACGGCTATTGCCGACTGCAATTTTCATAAACTTCCTACCTCCTGCAACTTCTCATTAAAATATCTGATTAACTGTTTGCGTTTCTTTGCCTTTTCTATTTCCTGTGCCATCCCATTTGATATGGTATTTCCAAATACCCACAGTTCATTACATTTTCCAAGTAAGATCACATTCATAAACATAGCTAATTCCCGCTCCTGCGGATTTTCATCATCCATAAACTGAGGGAAAAGCAAATGTGGAGCAAGCGGGATACAATTCATCTCCAATGCAAACCTACAGAAGGCACGTGCCTTTTTTACATTTTCCTCAATATTGCCAGAATAAGGAGAACAAATATACACAAGAGGCTTAAAAGCAAAATTCCTTTCTGCCTTCTCCTCTTTGATAACATTTGTAATTGCAGCATATGGAGTAGGATCATAATAACCCTCGGAGTTAAATTTATTTATCTTCATAATCCTTTCCCTCTCTTACCTTTTTGCTGCATTCACTGCAGTAAACAGCAGTACCGTATAAATCTGCATTAACATTACTAAATACTTCTGAAAGGTCAACATTAACTTCACATCCACAGCCGGGACAGGTGCAGAATACATTTTCATCATTAATTTCAACCACCGCTTCCACAGTATCACTAATCTTTTCCTTTACATAAAACATTGATTTTCCTCCTCTTATATATCCTTGTCCTTTATCTTTGTAACGTACCATTCAAGATAGCGCTTACGTTGCTCATAATCTGGCACTGCCACGAGCAAACCTACATCAACTTTTTGTAAGGTTTCAAGCATACTGATTTGCTCATCACTGAGATATGGTCTAATACTTTTTCCTTTTTCTATGCCGTTTGCCAGCCTGAACTTCTTTGCTGACATCCCAATTACAATGCGGTTAAGCATATCACACTCGTTGCTGAAGTGATAAGGTTTTGGATTTTCATGTATTAACTTGATGTTTTCTGTTAGTAATGGGAATTCCTTACGAGCAGAGACTAATGTTTTTATAAACTTATCCATTTCATTAAAGCGTCTAATGTACAGTTCCTTAAGATGCATTGCTTTTTGACCTGTGTATCCCATAGCCAACATAGTGAAACCATCACGGGTTACAGCATAACAAGGCAACTTTCTTCCAGTACTGTCCTTGTAATAGGTCAGATCAAAATTGGACTGAGTAAATTCTTTACTAAGCCCAGATTTGGGCTCAGTGATTTTTGCAATATCACGCAAAACATGCTTATGCTGTTTTTCAAAAAACTCTGCCACAAACAAGCTATCCACTCTTGCGGTGTCTTTTGTATCGGCAAATATGCCATATTTATCTTTGGGTATTAATTCTTTCATTGGAAAACCTCCTGTCATATAGTCTGAGAATTTCTCCTCTGCCTATATGCCAAAAATCTCAAACAATCGAACTCCCTAAATTGAATGTTTTTTATTCTTTTTTATAAAATTCACACTCATAGCCATCAGCATTAAGAA
Proteins encoded in this region:
- a CDS encoding VRR-NUC domain-containing protein, producing MLEKYIENKLVTAVKKMGGICPKFVSPGFDGVPDRLVLLPHGKFAFVELKAKGKKMRPLQVNRKMRLEQLGFLVYCIDDAGKIGGILSEIQSL
- a CDS encoding DUF1492 domain-containing protein; translated protein: MTAKQYLSQAYRIDQRINSKLEQIVSLRALAAKATSTLSDTPPSGTRNVHSMEDTITKMVDLENEINADINTLVDLKREFVFIIKKISNPEYQTLLELRYLCFKTWEQIAVEMGYDLRYIHKLHGKALENCEINLKEDTKRH
- a CDS encoding DUF7768 domain-containing protein, producing MKINKFNSEGYYDPTPYAAITNVIKEEKAERNFAFKPLVYICSPYSGNIEENVKKARAFCRFALEMNCIPLAPHLLFPQFMDDENPQERELAMFMNVILLGKCNELWVFGNTISNGMAQEIEKAKKRKQLIRYFNEKLQEVGSL
- a CDS encoding virulence-associated E family protein, which produces MKIAVGNSRMDKKWKNTDISWEDFCSRVKTTQKTTETIEEYRKLKRGQQDDIKDVGGFVGGYLRQGRRKKGHVLCRSILTLDMDYAAADIWEEITMLFDFKCCMYSTHKYTPENPRFRLIIPLAREISEEEYAAAARMVAKEIGIDLFDDTTYEAERLMYWPSTSSNGVFVYKENDGALLDPDLYLAKYDNWQDTTTWPVSSRQSEIIKRSLKEQADPLLKEGVVGTFCRTYSIRDVIEKFLNDFYAPSAIEGRYDYIPADSSAGVIIYDDKFAYSHHATDPASGLLLNAFDLVRIHKFCSLDDKAAVNTAAGKLPSYVAMCDFAIKDTAVKEEFAKERQAQAEDEFSEDDWQTALELDKQGKVKGTLDNIVLILRNDDRLKSLAFNCHRDGIDAKGGLPWKQIKYGWNDSDNSSLKVYLSSKYGIYAPAKTKDAVLAVAAERAYHPIREYLDNLPKWDGVARVENLLIDYFGAADSTYTKAVIRKTMVAAVARIYQPGTKFDSVLILNGPQGIGKSTFFAKLAGEWFSDSLTITDMKDKAGPEKLQGYWMLELGELAGMRKTDVEIVKSFISRVDDKYRASYGVNVENHPRQCIIVGSTNAENGFLRDISGNRRFWPVRISGNSTKKSWQITTEEVQQIWAETSYLYKQGEKLYLEGDDDVLARGEQADAMETDEREGLVRTYLDILLPEDWGIMSLYERRNFLGGSEFGGSTRVGTVKRNLVCNMEIWCECFGKDASSMKTADSYTIGAIMRKISDWSKYCGNKNGTSNFPIYGKQRAYSRVKER
- a CDS encoding DEAD/DEAH box helicase, producing MKYNPYDYQNFVTNFILKNPISAVLLDMGLGKSVITLTAIFDLCLDSFEISKVLVIAPLRVARDTWPLEIKKWDHLKGLTYSVAVGSETQRKSALMQKVNIYLINRENVDWLINESGIPFDYDMVVIDELSSFKSYSAKRFKSLLKVRPKVKRIVGLTGTPSSNGLMDLWAEFRLLDMGKRLGRFITYYRNNFFDPDKRNQQMVFSYKPKAGAEDAIYGLISDITISMKSTDYLKMPECVINEVVVTLSEKERKAYDGMKQDLVLSLKGEEIDAVNAAALSNKLCQMANGAVYGEDKRVFKIHDKKLDALEDLIESANGKPVLVAYWFNHDLERIKKRFKVREIKTSKDIKDWNNGEIEAAVIHPASAGHGLNLQAGGSTLIWFGLTWSLELYQQTNARLWRQGQNETVVIHHIITKGTIDEDIVRALKRKERVQSDLIDAVKAKLKEDKAYE
- a CDS encoding Rha family transcriptional regulator; its protein translation is MKELIPKDKYGIFADTKDTARVDSLFVAEFFEKQHKHVLRDIAKITEPKSGLSKEFTQSNFDLTYYKDSTGRKLPCYAVTRDGFTMLAMGYTGQKAMHLKELYIRRFNEMDKFIKTLVSARKEFPLLTENIKLIHENPKPYHFSNECDMLNRIVIGMSAKKFRLANGIEKGKSIRPYLSDEQISMLETLQKVDVGLLVAVPDYEQRKRYLEWYVTKIKDKDI